The Thermoplasma acidophilum DSM 1728 genome includes a window with the following:
- a CDS encoding TldD/PmbA family protein translates to MSGELLDRILDYAGSKSAFADARFMEIEGRGAVIRNGEFDESLYSNDSGYAIRVVNDSIAMAYVDSEDWDKVRAVVDDAVLRSRRPGKNRIYRGRSEKASWSEIGSDHVRDHSLGDMIAILKEADSVAEEANVRISALSDRFVHQVYENTDGSHVEGTYSRIFFNYLVGVSENDRYEQSSEEFGWTGGYDAFDFKTISETMKNDVSNLREIILAPSVEPGNFDVIVGPEISGIVAHESAGHPTEYDRIAGREAALAGESFLTGKTFPYRIGSEKVSVIDDPTLKGSYGYYLYDDEGVRARKRYLYRNGYTSEFLINRESAAWIGQESNGSGRSSSWDMEPLARMSTTYIEPGDYSFEELFEGVHRGIYIKSFTEWNIDDIRFNERYVGKEAYYIENGDIKGRVRRPILETNTIKFYSAVDAVGKDLHFSAGICGKGDPEQGVEVWMGGPHMRLRNMRVK, encoded by the coding sequence ATGAGTGGAGAATTGCTTGACAGGATACTGGATTATGCTGGCTCGAAATCCGCCTTTGCGGACGCAAGATTCATGGAGATAGAGGGCAGGGGCGCCGTCATAAGGAACGGGGAATTCGACGAATCGCTGTATTCCAATGACAGTGGATACGCGATCAGGGTTGTGAACGATTCCATAGCCATGGCGTACGTGGATTCGGAGGACTGGGATAAGGTCAGGGCTGTTGTCGATGACGCTGTTCTCAGATCCAGGAGGCCGGGAAAGAACAGGATATACCGCGGGAGATCGGAGAAGGCATCATGGTCCGAGATCGGCAGCGATCATGTGAGGGATCACAGCCTTGGGGATATGATCGCTATACTGAAGGAAGCCGATTCCGTAGCTGAGGAAGCGAATGTCAGGATAAGCGCACTGTCCGACAGGTTCGTGCACCAGGTGTATGAGAACACAGATGGATCGCATGTTGAGGGGACTTACTCAAGGATATTCTTCAACTATCTTGTGGGCGTATCCGAGAACGACAGGTATGAGCAGTCCTCTGAAGAGTTCGGATGGACCGGTGGATACGATGCGTTCGATTTCAAAACGATATCGGAAACAATGAAGAACGACGTTTCAAACCTTCGCGAGATTATACTTGCGCCATCCGTGGAACCCGGAAACTTCGATGTCATAGTTGGCCCGGAAATATCCGGTATAGTCGCGCATGAGAGTGCCGGGCATCCCACGGAGTACGACAGGATAGCCGGCAGAGAGGCAGCGCTGGCCGGGGAATCGTTCCTCACCGGCAAGACCTTCCCATACAGGATCGGATCAGAGAAGGTCAGCGTCATAGACGATCCAACGCTGAAGGGGTCCTACGGGTACTACCTCTACGACGATGAGGGTGTGCGCGCCAGGAAGCGCTACCTGTACAGGAACGGGTACACGTCTGAATTCCTCATCAACAGAGAGAGCGCGGCGTGGATCGGGCAGGAGAGCAACGGGTCCGGCCGGTCATCATCATGGGACATGGAACCGCTGGCCAGGATGAGCACGACATACATAGAACCGGGCGATTATTCCTTCGAGGAGCTCTTCGAAGGTGTGCACAGGGGCATATACATAAAGTCGTTTACCGAATGGAACATAGACGACATAAGGTTCAACGAGCGATACGTTGGGAAGGAAGCATATTACATCGAGAATGGTGACATAAAGGGCAGGGTCAGGAGGCCAATACTGGAAACCAACACCATAAAGTTCTACTCCGCTGTCGACGCAGTTGGCAAGGACCTGCACTTCAGCGCAGGCATATGCGGGAAGGGCGATCCTGAACAGGGCGTAGAGGTCTGGATGGGCGGCCCGCACATGAGGCTGAGGAATATGAGGGTGAAGTGA
- a CDS encoding TldD/PmbA family protein gives MFDMDRISESFEKRFDEYAIEMHVNRDDQVRFSNGSRDLHNIWEESVLLVFVARGKRTLMTTIKEGADLERSIEDLSRRIDQTPENPLFSGINDRKQVYRKLDLPPREFDADELADMAMAGSRDAGSERMAGLVYSMRSRVEIATRYNRGSYDSIGAEVVVRSFRGDRSGQECGHTGINGYLDAYAIGKRSAESIVNAERHEGREGHYDVILAPMAAGNIITSGSYAFSAHTVISGLSFLQDSMGRQIAAPMVNLYDDPTDTAGMAYRVFDEEGTATSRVPIIEHGVLNTYLHSTSTARYMNTETTGNAGIISPEAWQLEMDGGDASAEELISDTREGVFIRNSWYLRFQDYRNGVFSTVPRDGVYYIRNGEIAEAWDGIRISDSIPEILKKISALSKETQYVKWWNEVMPSRLPYIKVSGLGLTKSH, from the coding sequence ATGTTCGATATGGACAGGATATCAGAATCCTTCGAGAAGAGATTCGACGAGTACGCCATAGAGATGCACGTGAACAGGGACGATCAGGTCAGGTTCTCCAACGGCAGCAGGGATCTGCACAACATATGGGAGGAATCCGTTCTTCTGGTCTTCGTCGCCAGGGGAAAGCGTACGCTGATGACCACCATCAAGGAAGGCGCCGATCTGGAGAGGTCCATAGAGGATCTGTCCAGGAGAATAGATCAGACACCGGAAAATCCGCTGTTCTCTGGCATAAACGACAGAAAGCAGGTCTACAGGAAACTGGATCTGCCGCCAAGGGAATTCGATGCTGATGAACTCGCGGACATGGCGATGGCCGGATCCAGGGATGCCGGATCGGAGAGGATGGCCGGCCTCGTGTACTCGATGAGATCGAGGGTGGAGATAGCCACCAGGTACAACAGGGGTTCTTACGATTCCATCGGCGCCGAGGTCGTGGTTCGATCGTTCAGGGGAGACCGATCGGGCCAGGAATGCGGGCATACGGGCATAAACGGATATCTGGATGCGTACGCCATAGGCAAAAGATCGGCCGAGAGCATCGTCAACGCAGAGAGGCATGAGGGCAGGGAGGGACACTACGACGTCATACTTGCACCCATGGCTGCCGGGAACATAATAACGTCCGGAAGCTATGCGTTCTCTGCACACACGGTCATATCAGGGCTAAGCTTCCTTCAGGACTCCATGGGCAGGCAGATCGCAGCACCCATGGTCAATCTGTACGATGACCCCACGGATACGGCTGGCATGGCCTACCGCGTCTTCGACGAGGAGGGTACGGCCACTTCAAGGGTGCCCATAATAGAACACGGTGTGCTGAACACATACCTGCACTCCACATCAACAGCAAGGTACATGAATACCGAAACGACCGGAAACGCCGGCATAATATCGCCGGAGGCCTGGCAGCTAGAGATGGACGGTGGTGATGCCTCCGCCGAGGAACTCATATCAGACACACGTGAAGGCGTCTTCATAAGGAACAGCTGGTACCTCCGCTTCCAGGACTACAGGAACGGCGTCTTCTCCACAGTCCCGAGGGACGGGGTATACTACATCAGAAACGGCGAGATCGCCGAGGCATGGGACGGCATAAGGATAAGCGATTCAATACCGGAGATACTGAAGAAGATATCGGCCCTGTCGAAAGAGACACAGTACGTCAAATGGTGGAACGAGGTCATGCCGTCAAGGTTGCCGTACATCAAGGTCAGCGGGCTCGGATTGACCAAGTCCCACTGA
- the trf3 gene encoding tricorn protease-interacting factor Trf3 produces the protein MEVEKYDLTLDFDIQKRTFNGTETITADAGDIVLDAVGLQINWMKVNGRDTAFTYDGQTVRAPGDSQPQKIEISFAGKVSDSLSGIYYAGRENGMITTHFEATDARRMFPCVDHPAYKAVFAITVVIDKDYDAISNMPPKRIEVSERKVVEFQDTPRMSTYLLYVGIGKFRYEYEKYRDIDLILASLKDIRSKYPLDMARKSVEFYENYFGIPYALPKMHLISVPEFGAGAMENWGAITFREIYMDIAENSAVTVKRNSANVIAHEIAHQWFGDLVTMKWWNDLWLNESFATFMSYKTMDTLFPEWSFWGDFFVSRTSGALRSDSLKNTHPIEVDVRDPDEISQIFDEISYGKGASILRMIEDYAGYEEFRKGISKYLNDHKFGNAEGSDLWTAIEDVSGKPVKRVMEYWIKNPGYPVIKLKRNGRKITMYQTRFLLNGEEEGRWPVPVNIKKKDGVERILLEDEASIEADGLIKINADSAGFYRVLYDDATFSDVMGHYRDLSPLDRIGLVDDLFAFLLSGHIDPETYRQRIRNFFDDEDHNVITAIVGQMEYLRMLTHAFDDDARAFCRSRMQFLTGKQDENLKIALGRVSRLYVMVDESYAEEMSKLFKDFDSAEPEMRSSIATAYALVTGDLKGLLEKFRSVDRDEDRVRIISAFGKLKSNTDLSTVYGMVEKTEIKKQDMISFFSSALETLPGREFIFANLDRIIRLVIRYFTGNRTASRTVEMMIPVIGLDHPDAEDIVRNIGSKNISMGLAKGIEMLAVNRKLVERIRQTAVK, from the coding sequence ATGGAAGTCGAGAAGTACGATCTCACGCTGGATTTTGATATTCAGAAGAGGACATTCAATGGGACGGAAACCATAACGGCTGACGCTGGAGACATAGTCCTCGATGCCGTAGGATTGCAGATAAACTGGATGAAGGTCAACGGCAGGGACACGGCGTTCACCTACGATGGCCAGACGGTAAGGGCCCCCGGTGATTCACAGCCACAGAAGATCGAGATATCCTTTGCCGGAAAGGTTTCAGATTCACTGTCAGGAATATACTATGCCGGCCGTGAAAACGGCATGATAACCACCCACTTCGAGGCCACGGATGCCAGGCGCATGTTTCCCTGCGTCGATCACCCGGCCTACAAGGCGGTGTTTGCCATAACCGTCGTGATCGACAAGGACTACGATGCAATATCGAACATGCCTCCAAAGCGCATCGAGGTCTCGGAGAGGAAGGTCGTTGAGTTCCAGGATACGCCGAGGATGTCAACGTACCTTCTCTACGTTGGAATCGGAAAGTTCAGGTACGAGTACGAAAAATACCGCGATATCGATCTCATACTCGCATCGCTGAAGGACATAAGATCGAAGTATCCGCTGGACATGGCGAGGAAGTCCGTCGAATTCTATGAGAACTACTTCGGAATTCCATACGCTCTCCCGAAGATGCACCTGATCTCCGTTCCTGAGTTCGGAGCAGGGGCGATGGAGAACTGGGGCGCGATAACGTTCAGGGAGATATACATGGACATCGCTGAGAATTCGGCAGTCACGGTGAAGAGGAACTCAGCGAACGTCATCGCGCATGAGATAGCTCACCAGTGGTTCGGCGATCTCGTGACGATGAAGTGGTGGAACGACCTCTGGCTGAACGAGAGCTTCGCAACATTCATGTCGTACAAGACGATGGACACCCTATTTCCCGAATGGTCTTTCTGGGGAGACTTCTTTGTCAGCAGGACGTCTGGCGCACTCAGATCCGATTCTCTGAAGAATACGCACCCGATAGAGGTGGATGTCAGGGATCCGGATGAGATATCGCAGATATTCGATGAGATCAGCTACGGAAAGGGTGCATCCATACTGCGCATGATAGAGGATTACGCAGGTTACGAGGAGTTCAGGAAGGGCATATCGAAGTACCTCAACGATCACAAATTCGGAAACGCAGAGGGATCGGATCTCTGGACTGCAATAGAGGATGTTTCCGGAAAGCCTGTGAAACGTGTCATGGAGTACTGGATTAAGAACCCGGGGTATCCTGTCATAAAGCTGAAGAGAAACGGCAGGAAGATCACGATGTATCAGACGCGCTTCCTGCTGAACGGTGAAGAAGAGGGCAGATGGCCAGTGCCCGTAAACATAAAGAAGAAGGACGGCGTGGAGAGGATCCTGCTGGAGGATGAAGCATCGATCGAAGCGGACGGCCTCATAAAGATAAATGCGGACAGCGCTGGCTTCTACCGGGTGCTTTACGATGATGCGACGTTCTCCGACGTTATGGGCCATTACAGGGATCTTTCCCCGCTGGACAGGATCGGACTCGTGGACGACCTCTTTGCATTCCTGCTCTCCGGGCATATTGACCCCGAAACGTACAGGCAGCGGATCAGGAACTTCTTCGATGACGAAGACCACAATGTCATAACGGCCATAGTTGGACAGATGGAGTACCTGCGCATGCTTACGCACGCGTTCGACGACGATGCAAGGGCATTCTGCAGGTCAAGGATGCAGTTTCTTACCGGAAAGCAGGATGAGAATCTGAAAATAGCCCTTGGCCGCGTATCGCGCCTCTACGTGATGGTCGATGAATCCTACGCCGAGGAGATGTCAAAGCTGTTCAAGGACTTTGACAGCGCGGAACCTGAGATGAGGAGCTCGATAGCGACAGCCTACGCACTGGTCACCGGTGATCTCAAGGGCCTGCTTGAAAAGTTCAGATCTGTTGACAGGGACGAGGACAGGGTCCGCATCATATCTGCCTTCGGCAAGCTCAAGTCAAACACCGATCTATCCACCGTTTACGGAATGGTGGAGAAGACCGAGATAAAGAAACAGGACATGATATCGTTCTTCAGCTCTGCGCTGGAGACGCTTCCCGGCCGCGAATTCATCTTTGCAAACCTTGACAGGATCATCAGGCTAGTGATCAGGTACTTCACAGGAAACAGGACGGCGTCAAGGACCGTTGAGATGATGATCCCCGTCATCGGATTGGATCATCCGGACGCCGAGGACATCGTCCGGAACATCGGATCGAAGAACATAAGCATGGGCCTCGCAAAGGGCATCGAGATGCTCGCCGTGAACAGAAAGCTTGTGGAAAGGATCAGGCAGACAGCAGTGAAATGA
- a CDS encoding pyruvate oxidase — protein MATSVANVIIDVLADLGVKRIYGLPGDSINPLVDAIRTQDRIKFVQVRHEEGAALEAAFEAKFTGELTVCMGTSGPGSIHLINGLYEAKMSRVPVIALTGQIETDLLYHDYFQEVNLDRLFDDVSVFNAQILNPESAAYIVERAYRESVSKRGVSHLTLSVDVLRMGADHRPVQHMAVESSHFSIDPGAAEKIINESKKPLLFVGRGIIGHSDEVLKFAERIGSPIIYSVNAKGLLDDDDPKVMGPLGLLGTKPSVEAMKRADLIVLLGTIFPYVTFMNEKAEVLQVDVDPSNLGKRVRADIAYQCTVADFLSQVKPDEKPEKFYSEMSRDRDDWISSMEKLESDTSKPIKPEFLARVISKKADRDAVFIVDTGNVTVWATRHIRASKERTFLLSPWLGTMGVGIPGAVGVSFATDRQVIAITGDGSAAMTMMELITAKKYSRPVKIAIFNNSKLGMIKFEEEVMGYPEWGVDLLNPDFSKIAEAVGIKGMRVEDPDKVEDAVEEFLRTEGPAVLDAVVDGDERPMPPKLTFAQVRGYVTSILREKLD, from the coding sequence ATGGCCACAAGTGTTGCGAATGTTATCATAGATGTGCTTGCTGATCTTGGTGTCAAGAGGATCTATGGCCTGCCCGGAGATTCCATAAATCCGCTTGTCGATGCCATAAGGACACAGGACAGGATCAAGTTCGTTCAGGTCAGGCATGAGGAAGGCGCCGCTCTGGAAGCTGCATTCGAGGCAAAGTTCACCGGAGAATTAACAGTCTGCATGGGTACATCAGGGCCCGGTTCCATACACCTGATAAACGGTTTGTACGAGGCAAAGATGAGCAGGGTCCCGGTGATCGCACTTACGGGGCAGATAGAAACCGATCTCCTCTACCATGACTATTTCCAGGAGGTCAATCTGGACAGGCTGTTCGATGATGTGTCCGTATTCAACGCCCAGATACTGAATCCGGAATCCGCGGCATACATCGTGGAAAGGGCCTATCGAGAGAGCGTGTCAAAACGCGGCGTTTCTCACCTGACACTGTCCGTGGATGTCCTGAGAATGGGTGCGGATCACCGGCCAGTTCAGCATATGGCTGTTGAAAGCTCACATTTTAGCATAGATCCCGGTGCTGCCGAGAAGATAATAAACGAAAGCAAGAAGCCGCTTTTATTCGTGGGCCGCGGAATAATTGGGCATTCTGACGAAGTCCTGAAATTCGCGGAAAGGATCGGATCGCCGATAATCTACAGTGTCAACGCAAAGGGCCTGCTGGATGATGACGATCCAAAGGTAATGGGCCCGCTTGGACTGCTGGGTACAAAGCCGTCCGTTGAGGCTATGAAGAGGGCGGATCTGATAGTACTCCTGGGCACAATTTTCCCCTACGTCACCTTTATGAACGAAAAGGCGGAGGTGCTGCAGGTCGATGTCGATCCATCCAACCTGGGAAAAAGGGTTCGTGCTGATATTGCCTACCAGTGCACCGTTGCGGATTTTCTCTCCCAGGTGAAGCCGGATGAGAAGCCGGAGAAATTTTACAGCGAAATGTCCAGGGATCGTGATGACTGGATCTCAAGCATGGAGAAGCTAGAATCGGACACATCGAAGCCGATAAAACCGGAATTTCTAGCCCGGGTTATATCCAAGAAGGCGGATCGCGATGCAGTTTTCATAGTTGATACCGGCAACGTCACCGTATGGGCAACGAGGCACATCAGGGCTTCCAAGGAAAGGACATTTCTCCTGTCTCCATGGCTGGGCACCATGGGCGTTGGCATACCTGGTGCAGTGGGCGTCTCATTCGCAACGGACAGGCAGGTGATCGCGATAACCGGCGACGGAAGCGCGGCCATGACCATGATGGAGCTGATCACTGCGAAGAAATACTCCAGGCCAGTGAAAATAGCCATCTTCAACAATTCAAAGCTCGGCATGATAAAGTTCGAGGAGGAGGTCATGGGCTATCCGGAATGGGGCGTCGATCTCCTCAATCCGGATTTTTCAAAGATCGCAGAGGCGGTGGGCATAAAGGGCATGAGAGTCGAGGACCCTGATAAGGTGGAAGATGCCGTGGAGGAATTCCTCAGAACGGAAGGCCCGGCCGTCCTGGACGCCGTGGTCGACGGAGACGAGAGGCCGATGCCGCCTAAGCTGACCTTTGCGCAGGTCAGAGGCTATGTGACATCGATACTCAGGGAGAAGCTCGACTGA
- a CDS encoding GNAT family N-acetyltransferase, whose protein sequence is MVSKVTASDNVSVVPAAQSDLNDILSLLLRLKRFNSEFGCYCIVSEDDPEEIKRYTSSIIDDGKHIILLAKDRGKTVGLILADVLYRIYYSPKYEARIRDIYVLPEYRMRGIGQKLIEELMNVASKRNIGLVTTEFPSDNLVAVNFFSKIGYSQMVSIWGVPVQQSLEP, encoded by the coding sequence ATGGTGAGTAAGGTTACTGCATCCGATAATGTATCCGTCGTCCCCGCTGCGCAGAGCGATCTTAACGATATACTCTCGCTCCTGCTCAGGCTCAAGAGGTTCAACTCTGAATTCGGTTGTTACTGCATCGTTTCCGAGGATGATCCTGAGGAGATAAAACGATACACGTCAAGCATAATAGACGACGGCAAGCATATAATCCTGCTGGCCAAGGATCGCGGGAAAACAGTTGGCCTAATTCTGGCCGATGTGCTTTACAGGATCTACTATTCGCCAAAATACGAGGCGAGGATCAGAGATATATATGTGCTTCCGGAATACAGAATGCGCGGCATCGGGCAGAAGCTGATTGAGGAGCTCATGAACGTGGCATCAAAAAGAAACATCGGCCTTGTTACGACGGAGTTCCCATCGGACAATCTTGTTGCGGTGAACTTCTTCTCAAAAATAGGATATTCCCAGATGGTGTCAATATGGGGTGTCCCCGTACAGCAGTCGCTGGAACCATAA
- a CDS encoding acyl CoA:acetate/3-ketoacid CoA transferase yields MMERKFANPEEVFADIKDGSVIASSGFNRAMAPEYLLEKLYDHYRETGHPKHLFFEFETTTGMPGIGTDKVAKQIYESGDTEFIDGMLIPFTGFSPWSAKLIQENIVEGYMWAIGVAANWFREVAAGRPGLLTKVGLGIFMDPRDPDFQGGLMNERARSRRRANVSLVHIDGEEYLLYRAPQPDVAFIRGTTSDEQGNISVEEEGAVTSVLSIAQAAKVRHRGTVIAQVKRITKCCSRPAKSIEVPGPLVDYVIKAPREVQWQTGSYEYHPAISGEDYIPDLNEILMESAKNMSPIEYVIARRAAIELTDLMTKYGRTLVINLGIGIPVYTSIVLNQEGLQNYVIGTVEPGAWGGVSLAGNDFGVAISPSALIRMPDQFANYEGSIIDAAVLGFMQVDPAGNVNASYLPGSVFTGPGGFPVIARGAPNLIFAGRFTAGKTDEYIRDGRIFVNRTDSEKIKFVRKIALKVFSASEAMKQGQNVTYITERGVFRLTSDGLLLTEVAPGIDIDRDILGMMEYEVRISDDLREMDPAIFDISSRMNLRSRVISEVTENVPINGE; encoded by the coding sequence ATGATGGAAAGAAAATTTGCCAACCCTGAGGAGGTGTTTGCTGATATCAAGGATGGATCGGTCATAGCCTCGTCCGGGTTCAACAGAGCCATGGCGCCGGAGTATCTCCTGGAGAAGCTGTACGATCACTACAGGGAAACTGGCCATCCGAAGCACCTTTTCTTCGAATTCGAGACAACAACCGGAATGCCTGGCATAGGGACGGATAAGGTAGCGAAGCAGATATACGAGAGCGGAGACACTGAGTTCATTGATGGCATGCTGATACCGTTCACCGGTTTCTCACCATGGAGCGCAAAGCTCATACAGGAGAACATTGTCGAAGGATACATGTGGGCCATAGGCGTCGCAGCCAACTGGTTCCGCGAGGTCGCCGCTGGCAGGCCCGGCTTGCTTACAAAGGTCGGGCTTGGAATATTCATGGATCCAAGGGATCCAGACTTTCAGGGCGGATTGATGAACGAGAGGGCAAGGTCCAGAAGAAGGGCAAACGTTTCGCTGGTGCATATAGACGGCGAGGAATACCTGCTCTACCGTGCACCGCAGCCTGACGTGGCGTTCATACGCGGTACGACATCGGATGAACAGGGGAATATATCCGTCGAAGAGGAGGGCGCCGTCACATCGGTGCTGAGCATAGCCCAGGCCGCCAAGGTCAGGCACAGGGGAACGGTGATCGCACAGGTCAAGAGGATAACGAAGTGCTGCTCAAGGCCCGCCAAGTCCATAGAGGTACCGGGGCCGCTCGTCGACTACGTTATCAAGGCGCCAAGGGAGGTTCAGTGGCAGACTGGAAGCTACGAATACCACCCTGCCATATCCGGCGAAGATTACATACCGGATCTTAACGAGATACTCATGGAATCTGCTAAAAACATGAGCCCGATAGAGTACGTCATAGCCAGGCGCGCAGCGATAGAGCTGACGGATCTCATGACAAAGTACGGCAGGACGCTGGTGATAAATCTCGGCATAGGGATACCCGTATACACATCCATAGTGCTCAACCAGGAGGGCCTGCAAAATTACGTTATCGGAACAGTTGAACCTGGGGCATGGGGCGGTGTTTCACTGGCCGGCAACGACTTCGGAGTCGCGATCTCACCCTCGGCTCTGATAAGGATGCCGGACCAGTTCGCGAACTATGAGGGCAGCATAATAGATGCCGCTGTGCTCGGCTTCATGCAGGTTGATCCCGCGGGCAATGTCAACGCATCGTATCTGCCTGGTTCAGTTTTCACAGGTCCCGGCGGTTTCCCGGTGATCGCAAGGGGTGCACCGAATCTGATATTCGCGGGAAGGTTCACGGCGGGAAAAACGGATGAATACATCCGCGACGGCAGGATATTCGTGAATCGCACGGATTCTGAGAAGATAAAGTTCGTCAGGAAGATCGCGCTGAAGGTCTTCAGTGCATCGGAGGCGATGAAGCAGGGACAGAATGTCACGTACATCACGGAGAGGGGCGTATTCCGCCTGACTAGCGACGGGCTGCTGCTCACAGAGGTTGCGCCGGGCATAGACATAGACAGGGATATACTCGGCATGATGGAGTACGAGGTCAGGATATCCGACGATCTCAGGGAGATGGATCCTGCGATATTCGATATTTCGTCGAGGATGAACCTCAGGTCGAGGGTGATATCGGAGGTGACGGAGAATGTACCGATCAATGGTGAGTAA
- the gltA gene encoding citrate synthase, translating to MEKTANIDKGLENVNIKWTKLTYIDGNNGILKYGGYNVNDLIENGAKEDEIQYLFLYGELPNRLDLELFQSKVQKGYELPDFVKDIIFELPRESDAVAMQMAAFSALATSTYNFKWNADLDRDQAAKAIGLMSAVTANVYRHIMGKGPVDLEPSDSFAESFLRSTLDRTPSEDEIDAMNAALILYTDHEVPASTTAGLVAVSTLSDMYSGIAAALAALKGPLHGGAAEASIMQFQEIGDPDNVDAWFRDNIVNGNKRLMGFGHRVYKTYDPRARIFRRYAEKLSANDPEAKKMFDIATRLEKIGIDTFGSKKIYPNTDYFSGIVYLALGYPLRNNIYTSFFALSRVTGWISHFMEYVENQHRLIRPRAVYVGPEDLQFVKIDERRGPIITS from the coding sequence ATGGAAAAGACGGCAAATATTGATAAGGGCCTCGAAAACGTTAACATAAAGTGGACGAAGCTGACTTATATAGACGGAAACAACGGTATCCTGAAGTATGGCGGATACAACGTCAACGACCTCATAGAAAATGGCGCCAAAGAAGACGAGATCCAGTACCTGTTCCTGTATGGAGAACTCCCGAACAGGCTGGATCTTGAGCTGTTCCAGAGCAAGGTGCAGAAGGGGTACGAACTGCCTGACTTTGTTAAGGATATAATATTCGAACTGCCCAGAGAATCCGATGCTGTGGCAATGCAGATGGCAGCATTTTCTGCGCTTGCTACCTCGACCTACAATTTCAAGTGGAACGCGGATCTGGACAGGGACCAGGCAGCGAAGGCCATAGGATTGATGTCTGCCGTAACGGCAAATGTGTACAGGCACATAATGGGCAAGGGCCCTGTTGATCTTGAACCTTCAGACAGCTTCGCCGAGAGCTTCCTCAGATCAACGCTTGACAGAACGCCATCAGAAGATGAGATCGATGCCATGAACGCTGCGCTGATACTTTACACGGACCACGAGGTGCCGGCATCCACCACGGCAGGCCTGGTCGCGGTATCAACCCTCTCGGACATGTACTCCGGCATTGCGGCTGCGCTGGCAGCGTTGAAAGGCCCCCTGCATGGCGGTGCGGCCGAAGCATCGATAATGCAGTTCCAGGAGATTGGCGACCCGGACAACGTAGATGCATGGTTCAGGGACAACATAGTGAACGGGAACAAGAGGCTGATGGGCTTCGGCCACAGGGTATACAAGACCTACGATCCGAGGGCAAGGATATTCAGAAGGTATGCGGAGAAACTCTCAGCCAATGATCCGGAGGCGAAGAAAATGTTCGACATCGCAACAAGACTGGAAAAGATCGGAATAGACACGTTCGGTTCAAAGAAGATATATCCGAACACGGACTACTTCTCCGGCATCGTGTACCTGGCGCTGGGCTATCCGCTGAGGAACAACATATACACGTCATTCTTCGCGCTTTCAAGGGTGACCGGCTGGATATCGCATTTCATGGAGTACGTGGAGAATCAGCACAGGCTCATAAGGCCAAGGGCGGTTTACGTTGGCCCGGAAGACCTGCAGTTCGTGAAGATCGATGAGAGGAGGGGGCCGATCATAACATCATAA